A stretch of Miscanthus floridulus cultivar M001 chromosome 13, ASM1932011v1, whole genome shotgun sequence DNA encodes these proteins:
- the LOC136501428 gene encoding malonyl-CoA:anthocyanidin 5-O-glucoside-6''-O-malonyltransferase-like translates to MGEANANATGAPHAAVRVLSVSRVAPAPAEGAAAAADPVVVKLSFFDTPWVVLPPIQRLFLYSLPGGDADGHEFTAAVARLKSSLAATLAAYLPLAGNLAYVAGTGDVVVDCAADDPGVAFVEAEADATAAGADDTFDVRRLAGDEAHNIPAFLALVPDLPTKVLPSPVLSVQATRLPRGGGLALGLSVHHAVADGQAVWRFMAAWVSAAREGSPVTESLPAPHYGREAIRVPNGDESARQMLKMIAPKLPVASTVADYDFSQRFRLARRTFYLAGDDIRALKRSIDALAAAEDDAFVVADGSNIRNKKPVSTFVALAALGWTSFVRAKGLVAGDDTYLVFLADLRARLDPPVGDGYLGNCIKGVLAKADAGDLLLDSERGLLSASRAIQAAVAEMEAAPLAGTERWLEKMMGLPFTRLANVAASPRFRVYEASDFGFGSPKRVELVSMNHDGEMVLVGGRRDGEVQLSVSLDPARMDEFKAHVFATSSAPEEASN, encoded by the exons ATGGGCGAGGCCAACGCTAACGCCACAGGCGCGCCACACGCGGCGGTGCGCGTGCTGTCCGTGTCGCGCGTCGCTCCAGCGCCGGCGGAGggcgcagcagccgccgccgaccCCGTCGTCGTGAAGCTGTCCTTCTTCGACACGCCCTGGGTCGTGCTGCCGCCCATCCAGCGTTTGTTCCTGTACTCGCTTCCCGGCggcgacgccgacggtcacgAGTTCACGGCGGCGGTGGCACGCCTCAAGAGCTCCCTCGCCGCCACGCTGGCGGCGTACCTGCCGCTGGCGGGGAATCTGGCGTACGTCGCGGGCACCGGCGACGTCGTCGTGGACTGCGCCGCCGACGATCCCGGGGTGGCCTTCGTCGAGGCGGAGGCGGACGCGACGGCCGCCGGTGCCGACGACACCTTCGACGTGCGCCGGCTCGCGGGCGACGAGGCGCACAACATCCCGGCGTTCCTGGCGCTGGTGCCGGACCTCCCCACCAAGGTGCTCCCGTCGCCCGTGCTGTCCGTGCAGGCCACGCGGCTCCCCCGCGGCGGCGGCCTCGCGCTGGGGCTCTCCGTGCACCACGCCGTCGCGGACGGCCAGGCCGTGTGGCGGTTCATGGCCGCCTGGGTGTCCGCCGCCCGCGAGGGGTCCCCCGTCACCGAGTCCCTCCCCGCGCCGCACTACGGTCGGGAGGCCATCCGTGTCCCGAACGGCGACGAGTCCGCTCGCCAGATGCTCAAGATGATCGCGCCCAAGCTGCCCGTG GCCAGCACCGTGGCGGACTACGACTTCAGCCAGCGCTTCCGCCTGGCGCGCCGGACGTTCTACCTCGCCGGCGATGACATCCGGGCGCTCAAGCGCAGCATCGACGCGCTCGCCGCGGCCGAGGACGACGCCTTCGTCGTCGCCGACGGAAGTAATATCAGAAACAAGAAGCCGGTGTCGACGTTCGTGGCGCTGGCGGCGTTGGGCTGGACATCGTTCGTGCGGGCCAAGGGCCTGGTCGCCGGCGACGACACGTACCTGGTGTTCCTGGCGGACCTGCGCGCGCGCCTGGACCCGCCGGTGGGGGACGGCTACCTGGGCAACTGCATCAAGGGCGTCCTGGCGAAGGCGGACGCCGGGGACCTGCTGCTCGACAGCGAGCGGGGGCTGCTGTCGGCGTCCCGCGCGATCCAGGCGGCCGTGGCGGAGATGGAGGCGGCGCCGCTGGCGGGAACGGAGCGGTGGCTGGAGAAGATGATGGGGCTCCCCTTCACGCGCCTCGCCAACGTGGCCGCCAGCCCGCGGTTCCGCGTGTACGAGGCGTCCGACTTCGGGTTCGGCAGCCCCAAGCGCGTGGAGCTCGTGTCCATGAACCACGACGGCGAGATGGTGCTCGTCGGTGGGAGGCGCGACGGCGAGGTGCAGCTGTCCGTGTCGCTGGACCCCGCGCGCATGGACGAGTTCAAGGCGCACGTCTTCGCCACCTCGTCGGCGCCGGAGGAGGCCAGCAACTGA